Within Arcobacter lacus, the genomic segment AAGTGATGCTATATTTGATAAAATGGATGAAAAATCTTTTTGTACTTTAAATATGAATAAACAAGATTATAGATGGAATATTGCAAGTATGGAATCTCATATTCATTCTACAATATATACAAATATTCATGAAGCAAAATATATAGCTTTTGGTATGCCAATCTACACTACTGCATATACTTTAGTTCATGATAAGATAATTTTTGAAGATTTTTTTGGGAAAACTTTTTTTGGAGAAATTTCTATTTATAATCCAGGTGATTTTTCAACTTGGTATAAAAGAAATGCTCTTGAAATTACAAAATATTTAAAAGAATCAGAACATAATTTGATGGTTATAAAAGGTGTAGGAACTTACGTATATGATAGAGATGTTTATGAATTAGTTAAAAAAATAGCTATTCTTGAAAACTCTTGTAGACTTTTAAGTATAAAAAGTTCTTTTGAATAAAAAAGATACAGAAAAGATAAAAAATTTATTTGCTAAAGCCCGAACTTTTAGCTATTTCAAAGCTTAAATACTATAAAGTTTTCTCGATTTAATTTTATACAAGGAGTTCTCCAATGAACAAAGCAGAGTTTATCGATGCAGTAGCTGCAAAAGCTGGTTTATCTAAAAAAGATGCAAAAGGTGCAGTTGATGCTGTATTAGATACTATTACTGAAGCATTAGTAAAAAAAGAATCTGTAAGCTTTATCGGATTTGGTACATTCGCAACAGCTGCTAGAGCAGCTAGAACAGCAAAAGTTCCAGGTACAACTAAAACTGTAGATGTTCCTGCTACAACTGTTGCTAAATTTAAAGTTGGAAAAGCTTTAAAAGAAGCAGTAGCTAAATAATTTCTTTTAAAAAGTAAGTTCATCTGCTACAGATGAACTTACTTTTTTTTCTCTAAAATCATGTGCCGCTATGGTGAAATTGGTAGACACAAGGGATTCAAAATCCCTCGCCTTTGGTGTGTCGGTTCGAGTCCGACTAGCGGTACCACTATCAGATATTATTTATTTAATAACTTTAATAATTTCATTTAAACTTTTTTCTATTTCATCCTCATTTATACCATTTTGCATAGCATTTTCTTTCACATCACCTTGAAATATTTTTTCAATAGTTCCATTAGCTAAAAGCTTATAAACAAAATATCTGTTTTGTTTATTATCATTTAATCCAAAGGAATTAATAAAACTTCCATTAGAATCATTTATCAAAGGTATTTTAGAGTCTTTATACATTTTTTCCAATTCATCATCAACTGCAATTTTTTTAATAAGCCAAGGAGCTTCAGATATATTCGCAACTAAAACGATATTATTTTTATCAACTTTTTTGTATAAATCCTTAAATACAATCAAAGAATCGTGATTTAAAACTACAATATATTTTTCTTCTCCAAGCTTAAATAATGTATCAATTTTTGAATAAGATTTATTTCCAACAATATCAAAATATTGTGGTATAGAATCTATTGTCAAATTTTTATTTTTACTTATTTTATTTTCTGGTAAAGTTAAATACACTAATAATGCAAAACCAACTATCCCTAAAAATATAACTTTCAATGTATTTTTCATATGTTTTCCTTTTGTTTTTTTGCCCATCTTGAAAATAGCCTATAATTTGTAATATTTTTATCTAAACTTTTTTGATTTACTACATTTTCAACCAAACAATTTGCAAGATATAAAGATAAAACAAACCCTCTTCCTCCAACACCATTTAAAGTGTAGAGATTTTCAAGCATGATTAAATTTTCATCTTTTATATGTGTTCCATTTTTTATATGAGGATATTTTTTTATACTATTTTTAGAATCTACAAGTCTTCCAACCATTGGAAAATAATCAATACTTGAAGCTCTTGCACCAATCTTAACATCTACAACTTCAACATTTTCCAATATTTTTATATCATTTGCTTTTTTTAACAGTTTTTCAATATCAGATTCTATAATTTCTTTAGTTTTTATATTGTGTTCTAATTTATTTATATTTGCTAATTTTAAATTATAACTTGTTTCACTCATATCTTGCGTAAATCTATTGTGCGTTGCACCAATTGAAACTAAATATTTACCATTTTCAAGTTTTTTACTTTTAGATAAAGAACACTCTTTATGATAATTTATTTCTACTTTCGTAGAAGTTAAAACATCAATTTTTTGTCCCCAAACTGCTCTTATATCAAAGTAATTTTCATTTACTAAAGAGATATCTGCACCTGTTGCTAAAAAAAGATTTTTTGCTTTTATTTCATCATTTATAAACCAATCTTTTTCAATTTGTTCTATTTTTTTTACTTCATAGTTAAAAAGTTTTTCTATATTATTTGTCAATTTTTTACAAATTCCATAAGGATTTATAACACTTCCTATAGGGAAAAAATATCCACTTTCAAACTTTTCAAACTCAAAATCCATATAAGGAATATAACTTTGAAATTTTTTTTCATCTTCTTCATTTTTTGGAATTCTACAAGTTCCAAAATTTTGTAACTCTTCACTAAAATTGTTTTTGTAATAATCTATAGAAAAATTTAAAGCTTTTGTCACTAAATCTTTGAAATCATTAGGTTTTCCTAAAAGTGGAGATAAAAATGCACCAGCAGCTCCACTTGCTCCATAAGCTACATCCTCATTTTTATCTATAAGTAAAATTGAATTTGAGTATTTCTTCAAAAAATGAACTATCGAACAACCTGCAATTCCAGCACCAATAACTACATAATCAAACTCTTTCATTCATCATCACTTAATTGAAAATTTGGTCTAAAATATGCTCGTCCACCTTTTAAACTTACACATTTATAATTTGGAAACTTTTTTTTATAATACCCTATTCTCTCTTTTGTTGTTTTCCCTGTGTCACAATAAAAAACAAAAACTGTATTTTTAGGATAATTGTTCATTTCATAAGGATTATAAGTTATCGTTTCAATAGTTTCAAGAGGTTTTAAAATTGTATCAATAACTACAACTTTTATCCCCTCTTTTTTTAATATTTTTTTATTTTTAAATAACTCTTCTTGCGTCCATTCATCTTTGGAAAACATATCTTATTAGCCTTTTTTATAATTATATTATTATATTACTTATTAAAAAAAAGTAATTTTTATTAAAATTTGGCTAGAATATAACACTATAATTAAAAATTAGGAAATATTTGAATGAAGATTTTAGTTACAGATGATTCTAAAATGGCAAGAAAAATGGTTATCAGAACTTTAGAAGAATCTACTATAAAAGATTTAGAAATTTATGAAGCACAAAATGGACAAGAAGCACTTGATTTATATAAAAAGATTTCTCCTAAAATTGTTTTTCTTGATCTAACAATGCCAATAATGGATGGATTTGAGGCTCTTGAAAAAATAAAAGAGTTTGATGAAAATGCAAAAGTGGTAATTATTTCAGCAGATATTCAAAAACTTTCTATGGATAGAGTAAGAGAACTTGGCGCTTTTAATTTTATTAAAAAACCTATTGATACATTAAAAATGCAACAAATTTTAGAAAAAATAGATGAAGTAGGATGATGGAAAATAAAATATATTTAACAGAAGATGAAAAAGACTGTTTACAAGAGCTTATGAATGTTGCTTATGGTAGTGCAACAGCTGCAATTACGGAAATTTTAGATGCTTTTGCAAAACTATCAATACCAAAAATTCAAATAATAAATGCAAATGAATTTCAATCTTATTTATCAAAAGAATTGAATTTGGAAGAAGAGCATTTAATATCTTTACAACAAATAAATGGCACAATCAACGGTGAAAATATGTTTGTAATAGATAAAAAATCAGCAAAGAATATTGCTTATAAATTTGGATTAGAAGAAGATGAAATAAATGATGAAGAGATATCAGACATTGTTTTGGAAATTACAAATATTTTATCTTCTTCAACTATTAGCAAATTAGCTGAAGATATAAATACTGATGTTTCTTTTTCTGCTCCAACAATAAATAATTTAACTTCAATAAATCAATTAAATAATTTATTTATTACTAAATATGAAAAAATAATAATAATTTCAACTCAATTGAATTTTGATGATTTAAATATTTCTGCAGAATTATTTATCCTTACAACTGATAATTCGATTTTATACATAAAAGAAAAATTAAAAAAGATATTGGATGAACTTTGAAATTAGACTCTAATAAATTTGATATAATTTGCAACACTGTAGACAATGGTATTATTCTTATAAATAAGAATTTAGAAGTTCTATTTTGGAATAAATGGTTAGAAATTAGAACCGGAGTTGCAGCTTCAGATATAAAAAATCAAAATTTAATAGATTTTTATCCAAATATTGATCACAAAAAATTAAAAAGAAAAATCACAACAGCTTTAAAACTAAACTCTTCTACTTTTTATACTCCACAGATGAGTGAATTTCTTATAAATATTGAATTAGGAAAAGTTGCAGATAAAGTTTTTAATAATATGCAACAAAGTATTACAATTACTCCTTTAGATTCAGAAAGTGAATTAGTAATTATCTATATTTATGATGTTACTATTTTATCTGAAATAAATTTTAAACTAAAAGAAGTAAAAGAAAAAGTTGAAGAAAAAAATGAAGAATTAAAACTTTTATTTGATACTACAATGGAAGCTATAATTCTATTCAAAGATGATAAAGTAGCTGATTGTAATAAAATTGCTATTGATCTTTTCAAGTATAGCTCAAAAAATGATTTAGTTGGTAAACACTTCGAAGAATTAATTTATAACAAAAAGATTTTAGAAGAAATCAATGAAAAACCAATTGAAACAACTATTATTAGAGAAGACAAAAGCTCTTTTAAAGCTCTAATAAACATAAAAGATACTCCTTTAAATTCTCAAATTTTCAAAATATTAACTATTATTGATATAAGTGAAATAAAAAGAAAAGAAAATCTACTTGCAGAACAATCAAAACTTGCTGCAATGGGTGAAATGATAGGAAATATTGCACATCAATGGAGACAGCCTTTAAATATTATTTCTATTGCAGCAACAAATGCTAAACTAAAAAAAGAGATGAATTTATTAACAGATGACATCTTACTTGATGCTTTGAAATTAATCTCAGATACAACTGAACATTTATCAAATACAATTGATGTTTTTACAGATTTCTTAAAAGAAGACAAAGAAAAATCACTATTTAATTTAAGTCAAAATATAAAAAATAATATTTCACTAATTGAAACTATTTTAAATGAAAATAAAATAAAAATTGAACTAGATTTAGATGATGAAATTTATATATACAATTTTTCAAATGAATTTAGTCAAGCTCTAATAAATATCTTGCATAATGCAAAAGATGCACTAAATTCAACTAAAAGTATAGATGAACTTAGATTAATAAAAATTTCTACAAAACAATTACTAAATAATATTGAAATTTCTATATCTGATAATGCAGGTGGAATAAATAAAGATATCATTGATAAGATTTTTGAACCTTATTTCACAACAAAACACAAATTTCAAGGAACTGGACTTGGTCTTTATATGACTCGAAAAATTATAAAATCTAGCATGAAAGGCGAAATTATCGCATCAAATGAAAGATTTACTTATAATCAGAGAAATTATGAAGGTGCTCACTTTAAAATTCTTTTACCAAACAATAGTTGATTGACATTGACTCAACCTTTTGATATAATTATCCTTTAAAAATTAAATATTTATATAATAATTATAGGATAATAAAATGGCAAAAAGTTTATATGAAACATTAGAAGTAAATGAAAATGCTAGTGCTGAAGAGATAAAAAAAGCTTATAGAAAACTAGCAAGAAAATATCATCCTGACGTAAATAAAGAAGCAGGAGCAGAAGACAAATTTAAAGAAATCAACGCAGCTTATGAAGTTTTAAGTAATCCAGAGAAAAAACAACAATATGACCAATATGGTGATTCAATGTTTGGAGGTCAACATTTCCAAGATTTTGCAAGATCACAAGGTTCAAATGTTGATTTAGATGAAATTCTAAGACAAATGTTTGGTCAATCTGGTGGATTTGGAAGTTCAGGATTTTCAAGAGGAGGATTCGGTGGATTTGGAGGGTTTAGTGAACCTGACTTAGATACTAATGCTCAAATAAATATTCCTTTTGATGTTTCAATCCTTGGTGGAAAACAACACATCTCATTAAACAGCGATTCATTTGATGTAAAAATTCCAGAAGGAATTGAAGATGGACAAAAAATTAGAGCAAAAGGAAAAGGAAAATCTTATCAAGGACAAAAAGGTGATTTAATTTTAAAAATTAATGTTGCAAAAAGTCCTGAATATACAAGAGAAGGTGATACTTTAACAAAATATTTTGATGTTCCTTTAAAAACAGCTTTATTTGGTGGAAAAATTGAGATAAAAACAATTCATAAAGATATTACATTAAAAGTTCCACAAAATACAAAACAAAATCAAAAATTTAGAGTAAAAGAACTTGGTGTTTTAAATAGAAAAACTGGAACAAGAGGCGATTTATACTTAAAAGCTAATATTGTTTTACCAAAACTTGAAGATTTAGATTCTGAATTGGTAAAAATGTTAGAAGCAAAGCTTCCTGAAAAATAAAAGGTTTTTTTATGGAAACAAATAGCTATATAGAACCGGTTTATTTAATCTCTGCTGTTGCAGAGATTTTAAATATTCATCCTCAAACTCTAAGACAATACGAAAGAGAAGGTTTAATAAAGCCTTCAAGAACAAATGGTAAAATAAGACTATATTCTCAAAAAGATATCGATCATATCAAATATGTTTTAACTTTAACAAGAGATTTGGGTGTAAATTTAGCTGGTGTTGATATTATCTTACAATTAAATAAAAGAATTGAAGAGTTAGAAAAAGATATGTACATTTATAAAAATAAAATTAAAAGTATAAATTCTCTTTCTGTCGTTCCAGATACAAAAGCTTTAGTTGTACAAAAATCATCTTTGAATATGGTTATTGTAAAAAAATAGAGATATTTAAAAAAACATTTAAATACTTCTATCCTTCAAAAGGATTATAAAGTGAAGAAAAAACTAACTATTGCACTCATTATTCTACTGATAAGTTTTATTTCTTATAAAATCTACTCAAATATATTTTTAAAAAATGAAAATAACCTCACATTCTATGGAAATATTGATGCAAGAACTGTAAATGTTGGATTTAGATTTTTAGGAAAAATTGAAAATATAACAAAAGATGAAGGTGAAATTGTCAAAAAAGACGAAATTTTAGTAAAACTTGATACAGCTAGTTTAGGAAAATCACTAGAAGAGTTGAACGAAAAGATTTTTGCATCAAAACTTGAACTATCAAAGTTACAAACAGGTTATAGACAAGAAGAGATTTTAGAAGCAAAAGCTGCAATGGAAGAAGCTATAGAAAATCTTAATAAAACAAAAGATACTTATAATAGACAAGCAAATTTATTTAAAACTAAATCAACTTCTGAAGAAAACTTTACAATTTCTCAACTAAATTATAAACAAGCTTTAGCAACTTTAGATAAAGCAAAAGCTCTTTATGAATTAAGAAAAAATGGTTATAGAGATGAAGATATAAAAATTCAAGAATCAAATTTAAAATCTTTAGAAATTCAAGCTGAAAAGCTAAAAATTGATTTAAATGATTCAATTATAAAAGCTCCAGTTGATGGAGTTATTCTTACAAGATTTAAAGAAATTGGTGCTATTACAAATGCTGGTGAAAGTATTTTAGAAATTGCAAAAACTGATGAATTTTGGGTAAGAGCATATATTGATGAAAAAAATCTAGGCAATATAAAACCTGGTTTGAAAATGTCTATTCAAACTGATTCGAGAGATGAAAATTATGAGGGAGCTATTGGATTTATTTCTCCAGTAGCTGAATTTACTCCTAAAAATATTGAAACTCAGGAATTAAGAGCTGATTTAGTTTATAGCTTTAGAGTTATAGTAAAAAATCCAGATGATAAGATAAGACAAGGTATGCCTGTAACTTTAAAAATAGTGCAAAATAATGCAAATAATTAGTGCTTCGAATTTAGAAAAAACCTTTACAGATAATACAAATGCTATAAAAAAAATAAACTTTTCTATTTTTAGTGGAAAAATAACGGGAATTGTAGGACCTGATGGAGCAGGAAAAACAACTTTAATTAGAATGCTTACAGGTTTATTAGCCCCTACTTTTGGTGAGCTAAAAGTTTTAAATTATAATATGCCAAATACTTCTAGCGATTTTTTACAACAAATTGGATATATGCCTCAAAAATTTGGTTTATATGAAGATTTAACTGTTTATGAAAATTTAAAACTTTATAGTGACTTACAAAATATTGAAAATTCCAATAATAGAATTGATGAACTTTTAACTTTTACTTCTTTAAAAAAATTTCAAGATAGATTAGCAGGAAAACTTTCTGGTGGAATGAAACAAAAACTAGGACTTGCATGTGCTTTAATAAAAAAACCAAAACTTCTTTTACTTGATGAACCAGGAGTTGGAGTTGATCCAATTTCTAGAATTGAACTATGGGAAATTGTACAAAAACTTTTAGAAGATGATATTGCAGTTGTTTGGAGTACTTCATATTTGGATGAGGCTCAAAATTGCGATGAAGTAATTTTATTAAATGAAGGAAATTGCCTTTATCAAGGAACTCCTCAAAATTTAAAAGAAAATATGAAAGATAGAGTTTTTTTAATAAGTGGAATATTTTTACAAAAAAGAGAAACTCTTACAAAAATTTTGGAACAAGATGAAATTTTAGATGCTGTTTTAGTTGGTTCAAAAATAAGAATTAATCTAAAAAAGAATACAACTTTGTCAAAAGAATTTATCTATAAACTTGGAGAAGATGTAAAAATAGAAGCAATTGAACCAATATTTGAAGATTGTTTTGTTGATATTTTAAATATAAAAACAAAAGCTCATTCACAACTTGTAGAAAATATGAAAAATATTGAAAAAAGTAGTTTAAAATTGATAGAAGCAAAAAGTTTAACTAAAAAATTTGGTAATTTCGTTGCAACTGATAATATAGATTTTGAGATAGGAAATGGTGAAATATTTGGATTTCTAGGTCCAAATGGTGCAGGAAAATCTACAACTTTTAAAATGCTTTGTGGTTTATTAACCCCTACTTTTGGAACAGCTAAAGTATTAGGAGAAGATTTATACAAATCAAATTCAAATATAAAAAACTCTATTGGTTATATGGCGCAAAAATTCTCTTTATATGGAAATTTAAAAATAAAAGATAATTTAGATTTTTTCTCAGGAATATATGGACTAAAAAACAAAAAAAGAGAAGAAAAAATAGAAGAGATGATAGAAATCTTTGATTTTAAAAACTATTTACATCTAAATGCAAATTCTTTACCTTTAGGAATAAAACAAAGACTCTCACTTGCATGTTCTGTTATGCATGAACCGAAAGTTTTATTTTTAGATGAACCAACTTCAGGAGTTGATCCAATCACTAGAAAAGAGTTTTGGACACATATAAATGGAATGGTTAAAAAAGGAGTTTCAATCATGGTAACAACTCATTTTATGGATGAAGCTGAGTATTGTGATAAGATAATGCTTATTTATAAAGGTAAAAATATAGCTAGTGGAACACCAGATGAATTAAAAGCTCTTGTTGGACCTAATGCATCTATGCAAGATGCTTTTATCACTTTAGTTAAAAAATATGATAAAGAAGATTTATAAATGAATTTAAAAAGATTAAAAGCTTTAACTTATAAAGAGAGTTTACAAGTTTTTAGAGATCCTAGTTCTATTTTAATAGCTTTTATTTTACCTTTGATTTTACTATTTTTAATGGGTTATGCAGTATCTCTTGATGCTAGAAAAATTCCAATAGCTATTATTTCTAAAAGTAATAGCGAATTATCTCAAAAATTAATTTCTTCATTTATTAGTTCAAACTTTTTCGAAGTTGATTTAAGTAAAGATAAAAATATCTATTTAGAACAAATGCAAAAAAGTAAAATAAAAGCCATTTTAACTTTAAATAATGATTTTGGTAAAAATTCTAAATACAATATTCAAATAATTACAGATGGAACAGAACCAAATGGTGCAGGATTAGCTCAAAATTATATTAGTGCAGTGATAAAACTTTGGGCAAAAGCAAATAATATTTATAATAAAGAAAATATCATTTTAGAATCAAGATATTGGTTCAACCCTCCTCTTTCAAGTAGATACTTTTTGCTTCCTGGTTCTATTGCTATAATCATGACTTTAATTGGTACACTTTTGACTGCACTTGTAATAGCAAGAGAATGGGAAAGAGGAACTATGGAAGCACTTATGGCAACTCCTGCAACTATGAGTGAAATACTTATAGGAAAACTCATTCCTTACTTTATTTTAGGAATGTTTTCTATGCTTTTGTGTTTTATTGTTGCATATTTTTGGTATGAGATACCATTTATGGGAAGTTTTTTTATTTTAATAATATTAAGTTCTATTTATCTTTTTTCATCTTTAAGTATCGGTTTACTCATTTCTACATTAGCAAAAAATCAATTTGTTGCAGCACAAATGTCATTGATTGTTGGATTTTTACCTGCATTTATACTTTCTGGTTTTTTATTTGAAATAGGAAATATGCCACAATGGCTACAATATATAACTTCAATAATTCCTGCTAGATATTTTGTTGAATCACTTCAAACAATATTTTTGGCAGGAAATATTTATGAAATTTTTATTTTTGATGCTTTTGTAATGATTTTAATATCAGCTTTACTTTTTGCATTTGTTTTAAAGAAATCAAAAAAGGCTTTATGATGTTTGAAAGACTATTTGCTTTAATAAAAAAAGAATTTCTAGCAATCAAAAATGATAAAAAAAGTCTAATGGTAGTTGTTCTTCCTCCAATTGTTCAAGTAATACTATTCTCTTTTGCTGCAACACTTGAAGTAAAAAACATAAATTTAGCTCTTTTGAATCAAGATGATAGTTATAAAAGTAAAGAGTTAATAAAAGATTTGGGAAGTTCAAGTTATATAAAATCTCTAAATATTGTAAAAAGCTATGAAGATGGAAAATATGAAATAGATAGACAAAAAGTTATTGCTTTTATAGTTATTCCCTCAGATTTTTCAAAAGATTTAGAAAAAGGAAGTTCAAAAGTTCAAGTTATTTTTGATGGAAGACGCTCAAATACTTCTCAAATTGTCGAGGGATATTTAAACCAAATAATTTTAAATCATTATAAAAAAGAGCAACTCAATAGTAAAATAAATATTATTTCAAGAAATTTTTATAATCCAAATTTAGAAAACTTTTGGTGGATTGTTCCATCATTATTTGCCTCAATTTCAATGGTTGTTGCTATGCTTTTAACTTCATTATCAATAGCAAGAGAGAAAGAATTAGGAACTTTTGAACAAATACTTGTATCTCCTCTTAGTTCTATTGAAATCTTACTAGGAAAACTTCTTCCTGCTTTATTTATAAGTGTTTTAGAATCAACATTTATACTTTTTGTAGCAATCTATTTTTTTGGAGTACCTTTAAATGGCTCAATTTGGTTATTATATTTAAGCGCAACTGTTTTTTTATTTTCTATGTCAGGAATTGGACTTTTTATATCATCAATTTCAAATACTCAACAACAAGCAATTTTAGGAAGTTTTGTAGTTATGTTACCATCTTTTTTACTTTCAGGTTTTGCAACTCCAGTATCAAATATGCCTCAATGGTTGCAACCATTTACAGATTTTATACCTTTAAAATATTATTTGGAATTGATAAAAGGGATATTTTTAAAAGATATTAGTTTTTCTATTGCCCTAACATACTTAACTCCAATGTTTTTATTTGGAGTTATATCTTTATTTGGGACAGTAATTTACTTTAAAAGAAAAAGAGCTTGATTATTGCTCATTTTCTTTTGAATCTAAAATAAACTCTTTATTTTTATAAATAGAATGAATAAATGCTAAAGTTATTGGAACAATAGCAAAAGTTGTTACAAGCATTGGTGGTAAGTGGTGAAATATTTGAACTAACATTGATAAAGATAAAAGTCCAATTGACCACATTGCACCATGTTCTAAATAGATATATTTTGATACAACATCTCTTTCAACCATATAAATTGTTAAAGACCTAACAGCCATAGCTCCAATACCAAGTCCTAACATAATAATCACTATATTTTGAGTAATTGCAAATGCTCCTAAAACTCCATCTAAAGAGAAACTCATATCGATAAGTTCAAGATACATAAAAGATATAAAACCACCACTTACTTGAGTTATTTTAGAATCTGATTCTTCTTCATTTCTATGTTCAATAAAACCTTTTAAAAACTCTATCATATAAAAAGCAATCACACCAATAATCATAGGTGCAAGAATTTCTATTTTATTTACATTAACCATATTATCGCCCATCACAACTTGATTTGGTGCTATATATGTAATTCCTAACATTAAAAATAAAATAAATAAAATCTTTACATCACCTATTTTAGATATTTTTGTAGCAAAATTTTCAATTGATTTTATCCAGTGTAAATCTTTATTCTCATCAAAAATAAATTTTAAAAATAACATCAATAAAAACATTCCACCAAAAGACATAATAACGTGGTGAGAACTCTCTATAATTCTTTCATATTCATCTGGATTTGTAACAGCAAGATTAAATGAATCTATAAATCCCATAGGTGTAGAAAAATATACAATCAATATTGGAAATACGAATCTTACTCCAAATACAGCAATAATCATACCCCAAATTAAAAATCTTTTTCTCCAAACAAGAGCCATTGTTGCTAAAATAGTTGCATTAACAACTGCATTATCAAAAGATAAAGATAATTCAAGAACAGAAAGAATTGTTCCTTGATAAACAGCAAAAAAACCACCATAAAGAAAAAGTAATATAGTAGCTATAAACCAAACGGCAAAAAAACCGTAAAAATATGAAATAATTGGTTTTTGTATCAAAATAAATCC encodes:
- a CDS encoding ATP-binding cassette domain-containing protein — translated: MQIISASNLEKTFTDNTNAIKKINFSIFSGKITGIVGPDGAGKTTLIRMLTGLLAPTFGELKVLNYNMPNTSSDFLQQIGYMPQKFGLYEDLTVYENLKLYSDLQNIENSNNRIDELLTFTSLKKFQDRLAGKLSGGMKQKLGLACALIKKPKLLLLDEPGVGVDPISRIELWEIVQKLLEDDIAVVWSTSYLDEAQNCDEVILLNEGNCLYQGTPQNLKENMKDRVFLISGIFLQKRETLTKILEQDEILDAVLVGSKIRINLKKNTTLSKEFIYKLGEDVKIEAIEPIFEDCFVDILNIKTKAHSQLVENMKNIEKSSLKLIEAKSLTKKFGNFVATDNIDFEIGNGEIFGFLGPNGAGKSTTFKMLCGLLTPTFGTAKVLGEDLYKSNSNIKNSIGYMAQKFSLYGNLKIKDNLDFFSGIYGLKNKKREEKIEEMIEIFDFKNYLHLNANSLPLGIKQRLSLACSVMHEPKVLFLDEPTSGVDPITRKEFWTHINGMVKKGVSIMVTTHFMDEAEYCDKIMLIYKGKNIASGTPDELKALVGPNASMQDAFITLVKKYDKEDL
- a CDS encoding ABC transporter permease, which gives rise to MNLKRLKALTYKESLQVFRDPSSILIAFILPLILLFLMGYAVSLDARKIPIAIISKSNSELSQKLISSFISSNFFEVDLSKDKNIYLEQMQKSKIKAILTLNNDFGKNSKYNIQIITDGTEPNGAGLAQNYISAVIKLWAKANNIYNKENIILESRYWFNPPLSSRYFLLPGSIAIIMTLIGTLLTALVIAREWERGTMEALMATPATMSEILIGKLIPYFILGMFSMLLCFIVAYFWYEIPFMGSFFILIILSSIYLFSSLSIGLLISTLAKNQFVAAQMSLIVGFLPAFILSGFLFEIGNMPQWLQYITSIIPARYFVESLQTIFLAGNIYEIFIFDAFVMILISALLFAFVLKKSKKAL
- a CDS encoding ABC-2 transporter permease, which gives rise to MFERLFALIKKEFLAIKNDKKSLMVVVLPPIVQVILFSFAATLEVKNINLALLNQDDSYKSKELIKDLGSSSYIKSLNIVKSYEDGKYEIDRQKVIAFIVIPSDFSKDLEKGSSKVQVIFDGRRSNTSQIVEGYLNQIILNHYKKEQLNSKINIISRNFYNPNLENFWWIVPSLFASISMVVAMLLTSLSIAREKELGTFEQILVSPLSSIEILLGKLLPALFISVLESTFILFVAIYFFGVPLNGSIWLLYLSATVFLFSMSGIGLFISSISNTQQQAILGSFVVMLPSFLLSGFATPVSNMPQWLQPFTDFIPLKYYLELIKGIFLKDISFSIALTYLTPMFLFGVISLFGTVIYFKRKRA
- a CDS encoding DUF475 domain-containing protein, which encodes MIQKPIISYFYGFFAVWFIATILLFLYGGFFAVYQGTILSVLELSLSFDNAVVNATILATMALVWRKRFLIWGMIIAVFGVRFVFPILIVYFSTPMGFIDSFNLAVTNPDEYERIIESSHHVIMSFGGMFLLMLFLKFIFDENKDLHWIKSIENFATKISKIGDVKILFILFLMLGITYIAPNQVVMGDNMVNVNKIEILAPMIIGVIAFYMIEFLKGFIEHRNEEESDSKITQVSGGFISFMYLELIDMSFSLDGVLGAFAITQNIVIIMLGLGIGAMAVRSLTIYMVERDVVSKYIYLEHGAMWSIGLLSLSMLVQIFHHLPPMLVTTFAIVPITLAFIHSIYKNKEFILDSKENEQ